A single window of Flagellimonas maritima DNA harbors:
- a CDS encoding GumC family protein, whose translation MENNSSKGIDLKSLLSNYTKQWKWFILSLFITLGIAFMIIRYSTPQYSAQAKVQILDSQSSTPELSVFQDLDVFAGSSNPVEDEIQTVKSRSNFIEIVKSLKLNVKIVLLGNLLDSEIYGVTPFNLNFIEPDSVIHNSNAQFYITINSENSLSFSDSEEGPDRAFSFGKKINTKLGGLVITPNLERIDDYIGRKFRISITPIHYVAQDYLKRINIFPAENASTIIDITLQDNIQQKAQDIINSLIFLYNQNAVEDKRTIANRTSDFINNRITDISSSLSNVDQSAEDFKTDRGLTDIASESNINLTVGATNQQELQNTNTQLNIASSMKDIVDNQQGYEVLPSNIGLSDPTIGNISAKYNELVLERKRLLKSSNEKNPIIVNLDEQLDGLKRNMQSSLSSMTNNLGLQLNNLNVRRSQINSRIYSAPGNERALRDITRKQQTTEQLYLYLLQKREESQIAFASAAPKSRVIDSAYSESSAPVSPEKSIIYSVAFLVGLFVPFVVIYAGELLDDKVHNKLDVEKLVGDVPVLAELPKLSKKENKLIYNKDRSVLAESLRILRTNLDYIIASNKKIDKKNLIFVTSSISGEGKTFLSSNLSMVLASTNKKVLLIGADIRNPKLYKFFSGVESDAINKPRRIKEVGLTEYLINDELTSKDVITPMLVHENTIDIIYSGKIPPNPAELLMSDRVGKLLDEVSKIYDYVIVDTAPLMVVTDTLLISEHASQIIYVTKAGVTENRVLEFPLKLKNEGKLNNLSFVVNNVKASDLGYGGKYGYGYSKQLKKWWKF comes from the coding sequence ATGGAAAACAATTCGTCTAAAGGAATTGATTTAAAAAGCTTATTAAGCAATTATACAAAACAATGGAAATGGTTTATACTCTCTTTGTTTATAACCTTAGGAATTGCTTTTATGATTATAAGATATTCAACGCCTCAATATTCTGCACAAGCAAAGGTACAAATACTTGACAGCCAAAGCTCAACTCCTGAGCTTAGTGTATTTCAAGATTTAGATGTATTTGCCGGTAGTTCCAATCCAGTAGAGGATGAGATACAAACGGTAAAATCAAGATCTAACTTCATTGAAATAGTTAAATCACTTAAATTGAATGTCAAAATAGTTCTTTTAGGCAATTTATTGGATTCTGAAATTTATGGGGTTACGCCATTTAATCTTAATTTCATAGAACCGGATTCTGTAATACATAATTCAAATGCACAATTCTATATAACTATTAATTCAGAAAACTCGTTATCATTCTCAGATAGTGAGGAAGGACCTGATCGGGCATTTTCATTTGGAAAAAAAATAAACACCAAGCTTGGGGGACTAGTAATTACCCCTAACTTGGAACGGATAGACGACTATATAGGAAGAAAATTTAGAATAAGCATAACTCCAATTCATTATGTAGCCCAGGATTATCTAAAAAGAATTAATATTTTTCCTGCGGAAAATGCTTCTACTATAATTGATATTACATTACAAGATAACATTCAGCAGAAAGCACAGGATATAATTAATAGTTTAATATTTCTATATAATCAAAACGCTGTAGAGGATAAAAGGACAATAGCTAATAGGACATCGGATTTTATAAACAATAGAATTACGGATATTTCTTCCAGTCTTTCAAATGTAGACCAGTCGGCAGAGGATTTTAAAACGGATAGGGGCCTTACCGATATTGCTTCAGAATCCAATATAAACTTGACCGTTGGTGCTACAAACCAACAGGAATTGCAAAATACGAATACGCAGCTCAATATTGCCTCCTCTATGAAAGATATTGTGGACAATCAGCAGGGTTATGAGGTATTACCGTCCAATATTGGATTATCTGACCCAACAATTGGTAATATATCAGCCAAGTACAACGAGTTGGTTCTTGAGCGCAAACGCTTACTAAAAAGTTCCAACGAGAAAAATCCAATCATTGTAAATTTAGATGAACAGCTGGATGGATTAAAACGAAATATGCAATCCAGTCTTAGTAGTATGACCAATAATTTGGGATTGCAATTGAATAATCTCAATGTTCGAAGATCTCAGATTAATTCTAGAATTTATTCCGCACCGGGCAATGAGCGTGCTTTAAGGGATATCACCAGAAAACAGCAGACAACAGAACAATTATACCTTTATTTGCTCCAAAAACGTGAAGAATCACAAATTGCATTTGCTTCAGCAGCTCCTAAATCCAGAGTTATAGATAGTGCATACAGCGAAAGTTCCGCGCCTGTATCTCCAGAAAAAAGTATAATTTATTCTGTAGCTTTTTTAGTCGGTCTTTTTGTTCCTTTTGTAGTTATTTATGCTGGGGAATTATTGGATGATAAGGTCCATAATAAATTGGATGTAGAGAAATTGGTAGGTGATGTACCCGTCCTTGCAGAGCTACCGAAATTGTCCAAAAAAGAAAATAAGTTGATATACAATAAGGATAGGTCTGTATTGGCAGAATCTTTACGCATTCTGAGAACCAACTTGGATTATATAATCGCTTCAAACAAAAAAATTGATAAAAAGAACTTGATTTTTGTCACATCAAGTATATCCGGTGAAGGTAAAACCTTTCTTTCTTCCAATTTATCCATGGTACTCGCCAGTACAAATAAAAAGGTGCTTTTAATCGGTGCTGATATAAGAAATCCAAAATTATACAAATTTTTCTCTGGTGTTGAATCAGATGCAATTAACAAACCTAGAAGGATTAAAGAAGTTGGTCTCACCGAATATCTTATTAACGATGAACTCACCTCTAAGGATGTAATTACTCCTATGCTTGTACATGAAAATACCATAGACATTATTTATTCAGGTAAAATACCACCAAATCCTGCAGAACTCCTTATGAGCGATCGTGTCGGCAAACTCTTGGACGAGGTATCAAAAATTTACGATTACGTGATTGTGGATACTGCACCATTAATGGTAGTTACCGATACTTTATTGATAAGTGAGCATGCAAGCCAGATTATTTATGTAACTAAAGCAGGTGTTACAGAGAATAGAGTATTGGAATTTCCATTAAAGCTCAAAAATGAAGGAAAGCTTAATAATCTTTCATTCGTAGTTAATAATGTAAAAGCTTCTGATCTGGGTTATGGGGGCAAGTATGGGTACGGGTACAGTAAACAACTTAAAAAATGGTGGAAATTTTAA
- a CDS encoding nucleotide sugar dehydrogenase translates to MNPDKIAVIGLGYVGLPLARLFATKYPVIGFDINQHRINELQSGTDSTLEVDDSVLQEVLRDSPHMEIGLFCTDDLNLIADCNYYVVTVPTPVDKNNRPDLTPLYKSSETVGKVLKKGDIVIYESTVYPGVTEEECIPVLEKVSGLKFNEDFYAGYSPERINPGDKEHTVEKILKVTSGSTPEIGKKVDELYASVITAGTHLAPTIKVAEAAKVIENSQRDINIAFVNELAKIFNLMEIDTHAVLEAAGTKWNFLPFKPGLVGGHCIGVDPYYLAQRAQEFGYHPEIILAGRRLNDSMGKYVASEVIKLMVQNDLKIKAAKVLVLGITFKENCPDVRNTRAIDVIRQLKDYGTDVTVYDPWANPKEVTHEYRLDIVQDVPNEKFDAIVLTVAHKAYEKLELGSYLNSDGVIYDVKGVLTEKIAQRL, encoded by the coding sequence ATGAATCCAGATAAAATTGCAGTAATAGGCCTTGGCTATGTTGGCTTGCCGTTAGCCCGGTTGTTTGCCACCAAATATCCCGTAATAGGTTTCGATATCAATCAACATAGAATAAATGAGTTACAGTCCGGAACAGATAGCACGCTTGAGGTTGATGATTCAGTTTTACAAGAAGTTCTTCGCGATTCACCTCATATGGAAATAGGGCTGTTTTGTACAGATGACTTGAATTTGATCGCGGATTGCAATTATTATGTTGTTACCGTTCCAACACCGGTCGATAAAAACAACAGACCGGATTTGACCCCGCTCTACAAGTCTAGCGAAACCGTTGGCAAGGTTCTTAAAAAGGGGGATATTGTTATCTACGAATCTACTGTGTACCCAGGTGTTACGGAAGAGGAATGTATCCCTGTATTGGAGAAAGTAAGCGGCTTAAAGTTTAATGAGGATTTTTATGCCGGTTACTCCCCAGAAAGAATAAATCCCGGTGACAAAGAACATACCGTAGAGAAAATACTAAAGGTTACCTCGGGGTCAACCCCTGAAATAGGAAAAAAAGTTGATGAATTATACGCATCGGTTATTACCGCAGGGACACATTTGGCGCCAACCATTAAAGTTGCTGAGGCTGCAAAGGTCATTGAAAATTCGCAGCGTGATATAAACATTGCTTTCGTCAACGAGTTGGCAAAGATTTTTAACCTTATGGAAATCGATACCCATGCCGTGCTTGAAGCTGCCGGTACTAAGTGGAATTTTCTTCCATTTAAGCCAGGACTCGTAGGCGGTCATTGTATTGGTGTGGACCCCTACTATTTAGCACAAAGGGCGCAAGAGTTTGGGTACCATCCAGAAATTATTTTGGCTGGAAGAAGATTAAATGACAGCATGGGCAAATATGTGGCCTCCGAAGTCATTAAGCTTATGGTTCAGAACGACTTAAAAATTAAAGCTGCGAAAGTGTTGGTTCTGGGCATCACTTTTAAGGAGAACTGTCCCGATGTTCGCAATACCCGAGCAATAGATGTAATACGTCAACTTAAAGACTATGGTACGGATGTTACGGTTTACGATCCGTGGGCAAACCCTAAAGAAGTTACCCATGAATATAGGCTTGACATTGTACAAGATGTTCCCAATGAAAAATTTGATGCCATTGTCCTAACCGTTGCGCACAAGGCATATGAAAAATTGGAACTTGGGTCCTATTTAAATTCCGATGGGGTAATCTATGATGTAAAAGGTGTGCTTACTGAGAAAATTGCTCAACGGCTTTAG
- a CDS encoding SDR family oxidoreductase, translating to MKINALGLNPNYKILVTGGAGFIGSNLCESLLENGNSVSCLDNFATGKRSNISHLLSNGNFTLLEGDIRKLEDCKKACENIDYVLHQAALGSVPRSINDPITSNDVNVSGFLNMLVAARDANVKRFIYAASSSTYGDSESMPKVESNIGKPLSPYAITKYVNELYADIFAKTYGLETIGLRYFNVFGRKQDPNGAYAAVIPKFVMQLMNHKAPVINGDGSFSRDFTYIDNVIEMNVRAICCTSKEAVNTVYNVAYGERTDLNELVSILKQYLSTFDHKINTINPEYGPNRKGDVPHSLASVEKAKNLLGYNPKYDIKSGLQEAVNWYWKNLK from the coding sequence ATGAAAATAAATGCTTTAGGTCTAAATCCCAATTATAAAATTTTAGTTACCGGAGGTGCAGGATTTATAGGATCTAATCTATGTGAATCCTTATTGGAAAATGGAAATAGCGTAAGTTGCTTGGATAACTTTGCTACAGGAAAAAGGTCTAATATATCCCATTTACTTTCCAATGGGAACTTTACCTTATTAGAAGGTGATATAAGAAAATTGGAAGACTGTAAAAAAGCATGTGAGAATATAGATTATGTATTGCATCAAGCCGCTTTGGGTTCGGTTCCAAGATCGATCAATGACCCAATAACCAGTAACGATGTAAATGTTTCTGGATTCCTAAATATGTTGGTAGCAGCTAGAGATGCAAACGTCAAACGGTTTATTTATGCAGCAAGCTCATCAACGTATGGAGATTCCGAAAGCATGCCCAAAGTCGAGAGTAACATAGGGAAACCACTTTCCCCGTATGCAATTACCAAATACGTTAATGAACTCTATGCTGACATTTTTGCCAAGACCTATGGTTTGGAAACAATAGGTTTGCGCTATTTTAATGTGTTTGGCAGAAAGCAAGACCCAAATGGAGCTTATGCTGCCGTCATTCCCAAATTTGTTATGCAGTTAATGAACCATAAAGCTCCCGTAATAAATGGTGATGGATCCTTTTCACGCGATTTTACGTATATAGACAATGTTATTGAAATGAACGTGAGAGCTATATGCTGCACTTCTAAAGAAGCAGTGAATACAGTATACAATGTGGCCTATGGTGAACGCACGGATCTAAATGAACTAGTATCAATCTTGAAACAATATTTAAGTACTTTTGATCATAAAATTAATACCATAAACCCAGAGTATGGCCCAAACAGAAAAGGTGATGTACCACATTCACTGGCATCCGTTGAGAAAGCCAAAAACTTATTAGGCTATAATCCAAAATACGATATTAAAAGTGGATTACAGGAAGCCGTAAACTGGTATTGGAAAAATCTAAAATAA
- a CDS encoding UDP-glucose dehydrogenase family protein, translating to MNLTVIGTGYVGLVSGTCFAEMGNTVTCIDIDKAKIESLKKGIIPIYEPGLEQMVKRNVENDTLRFSTDLSKHLDKCDIAFIAVGTPMGEDGSADLQYVLQVAKEIGENMSHPLIIVDKSTVPVGTADKVKEAIQSQLDNRDAKIQFNVVSNPEFLKEGDAISDFMKPDRVVIGSDDEEATEKMRTLYAPFFRSSLDRLITMDVRSAEMTKYVANAMLATKISFMNEVANICELVGADVNKVRIGIGSDSRIGYSFIYPGSGYGGSCFPKDVKALKKTAEENGYIPNLIKAVEDVNDKQKLVIANKVIAKYGEDLSGKVFAVWGLAFKPETDDMREAPAIYIIKELVKRGAKVQAYDPKAMEEAQHFYLKDMNDVSYHNSKYDVLQNADALILLTEWKEFRSPDFEELKKQLNKPIVFDGRNQYNHSRMLKNGFEYFQIGKK from the coding sequence ATGAATTTAACCGTAATAGGGACAGGTTATGTAGGTCTAGTAAGTGGTACGTGTTTTGCTGAAATGGGCAACACGGTTACCTGTATAGATATAGACAAGGCAAAAATAGAAAGTCTTAAAAAAGGGATAATACCTATTTATGAGCCAGGTTTGGAACAAATGGTAAAACGTAATGTGGAAAATGATACACTTCGTTTTAGCACGGATCTTTCCAAACATTTGGACAAATGCGATATTGCCTTTATCGCAGTAGGTACCCCAATGGGCGAGGATGGGTCTGCAGATTTACAATATGTGCTACAGGTTGCCAAGGAAATTGGCGAAAACATGTCCCACCCTTTAATTATTGTAGATAAATCCACAGTTCCTGTTGGCACCGCAGATAAGGTAAAGGAGGCTATACAATCGCAATTGGACAATCGCGATGCCAAGATTCAATTCAATGTAGTTTCCAATCCAGAATTCTTAAAAGAAGGAGATGCCATCAGTGATTTTATGAAACCGGACCGTGTGGTCATTGGTTCTGATGATGAAGAGGCCACTGAAAAAATGAGAACGTTGTACGCGCCATTTTTTAGGAGCAGTCTTGACAGGTTGATTACCATGGATGTTCGCTCCGCGGAAATGACAAAATACGTTGCAAACGCTATGCTGGCAACTAAAATATCATTTATGAACGAGGTAGCCAATATCTGTGAACTTGTTGGTGCGGATGTGAACAAGGTGAGAATTGGAATTGGTTCCGATAGTAGAATTGGCTATAGTTTTATTTATCCAGGTAGTGGTTATGGTGGTTCATGTTTCCCAAAAGACGTAAAGGCCTTAAAGAAAACTGCCGAGGAGAATGGGTATATTCCAAACTTGATCAAAGCCGTTGAGGATGTTAACGATAAACAAAAATTGGTTATTGCCAATAAAGTAATAGCCAAATATGGTGAAGATCTCTCTGGTAAAGTCTTTGCAGTTTGGGGATTGGCATTTAAACCGGAAACAGATGATATGCGTGAAGCTCCAGCAATATATATCATAAAAGAATTGGTGAAAAGAGGAGCAAAAGTTCAAGCTTATGACCCAAAAGCCATGGAAGAGGCCCAACACTTCTATTTAAAAGATATGAATGATGTTTCATATCATAATTCAAAGTACGATGTACTTCAAAATGCCGATGCCTTAATTCTATTGACCGAATGGAAAGAGTTCAGGTCGCCTGATTTTGAAGAGCTTAAAAAACAATTAAATAAGCCCATAGTTTTTGATGGACGAAACCAGTACAATCATTCACGTATGCTCAAAAATGGTTTTGAATATTTCCAAATTGGCAAAAAATAA
- a CDS encoding DegT/DnrJ/EryC1/StrS family aminotransferase: protein MGESEQQYVKEAFDTNWIAPLGPFVNRFENTIGEYIGDGAQVAALSSGTAAIHLALKLLGVSHGDEVICQSFTFSASANPILYLGATPVFVDSENLTWNISPELLEKAIVDRTALGKKPKAIIAVHLYGMPYMVDEITKISKKYEIPVIEDSAEALGSSYKNKKCGNFGDIGILSFNGNKIITTSGGGALITNDINVKKKAVFFATQSRDDAPHYQHSEVGFNYRMSNVLAGIGCGQMEVLDNRVSARRNNFDFYRNNLGHLQELKFLEEPNGFYSNRWLSCILTPSFEIREKIRLGLLEEDIESRPLWKPLHLQPIFKNSPNFTNGTSEELFERGLCLPSGSNLNSEDLDRIVYTLKKAL from the coding sequence ATGGGTGAAAGTGAACAGCAATACGTAAAGGAAGCTTTTGATACCAACTGGATAGCTCCCCTTGGCCCTTTTGTAAATCGTTTTGAAAATACTATAGGTGAGTATATTGGTGATGGTGCACAAGTTGCGGCATTAAGTTCTGGTACAGCAGCAATCCATTTGGCACTCAAGTTGCTCGGTGTCTCCCATGGCGATGAGGTCATTTGCCAAAGTTTCACATTTTCAGCTTCGGCGAACCCGATTCTTTATTTGGGTGCAACACCAGTATTTGTAGATAGCGAAAACCTTACCTGGAATATATCCCCTGAGTTGTTGGAGAAAGCAATTGTTGATAGGACAGCGTTGGGGAAAAAACCAAAAGCCATTATTGCGGTTCACTTATATGGTATGCCATATATGGTAGATGAGATAACCAAAATTTCCAAAAAATATGAAATACCTGTCATAGAGGACAGTGCTGAAGCATTAGGTAGCTCGTACAAAAATAAAAAATGTGGAAATTTTGGTGATATCGGAATTCTATCATTCAACGGAAATAAGATTATTACGACCTCGGGTGGTGGTGCTTTGATTACAAATGATATTAATGTAAAGAAGAAAGCAGTTTTCTTTGCTACACAATCAAGAGACGACGCACCTCATTATCAGCATTCAGAAGTGGGATTCAATTACAGAATGAGCAACGTTTTAGCTGGCATAGGTTGCGGACAAATGGAAGTACTGGACAATCGAGTAAGTGCTAGAAGAAATAATTTTGATTTTTATAGAAACAATCTTGGTCATTTACAGGAATTAAAGTTTCTGGAAGAGCCTAACGGTTTCTATTCCAATAGATGGCTCAGTTGTATCTTGACCCCTTCTTTTGAAATACGGGAAAAAATACGTTTAGGTTTACTTGAGGAAGATATAGAATCAAGACCACTTTGGAAACCTCTACATTTACAACCGATTTTTAAAAATTCCCCAAATTTTACGAATGGTACTTCAGAAGAATTATTTGAGCGAGGACTTTGTCTTCCGAGCGGTTCCAATTTAAATTCTGAAGATTTAGACAGAATAGTCTATACCTTAAAAAAAGCCCTATAA
- a CDS encoding polysaccharide biosynthesis protein, producing MLEKYLTKTIFRHSSKWIVLCIDLLIVGIAFVLSYFIRFNLTLNFDVNKLFVQLPFIIGMAFISFLVTGSYKGVVRHTGVRDVYNLFNAICLSSVLSIFMVIINRQMNFLDDFTIPLSIIIIHSLIGFVSLTASRFLFKSLYYNLINKFKASKNVIIYGAGESGILTYSAITNHTTKSVKVVGYVDGDKQKVGKHINGVKVFGSEILTKSFIQSKDISEVIFSIQNIDHKELRKLVESLVDFPVLVKIVPPVEDWINGELKISQIKQIQIEDLLDRATINIDNSKIPTELDDKVILVSGGAGSIGSELVRQICKYSYKSLIVVDQAESALYDLQQELKQNGFHNFVAIVGDIRDKNRMNHIFQEYRPNLVFHAAAYKHVPLMEYNSYEAIKINVAGTKALADLSSNYNVDKFVFVSTDKAVNPTNVMGATKRIAEMYISCMQQKSKTKFITTRFGNVLGSNGSVIPLFKKQIEKGGPLTVTDKNVTRFFMTIPEASQLVLEAGAMGDGGEIFLFDMGESVKIFNLAKNMIKLSGLRYPEDIDIKITGLRPGEKLYEELLANGENTLPTYHKKIMISKVRELNYAQVQSYIDELCVANMFFKENTVPLMKKIVPEYISNNSELCKLDEDKSVKIVHKRQNDEILHS from the coding sequence ATGTTAGAAAAATACTTGACCAAAACAATCTTTAGACATTCGTCAAAATGGATCGTGCTGTGCATTGATCTTTTAATTGTCGGTATTGCCTTTGTGCTATCTTATTTTATCAGATTCAACTTAACCCTGAATTTTGATGTAAATAAGTTGTTTGTACAACTTCCCTTCATAATAGGGATGGCTTTTATTTCCTTTCTCGTTACAGGATCATATAAGGGTGTGGTCAGGCATACTGGGGTAAGGGACGTATATAATCTATTCAACGCTATTTGTCTATCAAGTGTCCTATCAATTTTTATGGTCATTATCAACAGGCAAATGAATTTTTTGGACGATTTTACTATTCCCTTGTCAATAATTATAATCCATAGTTTGATTGGATTTGTATCGCTTACCGCTTCAAGGTTCTTGTTTAAAAGTCTTTATTACAATTTGATAAATAAATTCAAGGCCTCTAAAAACGTCATTATTTATGGTGCCGGTGAATCCGGAATACTAACCTATAGCGCTATTACCAACCATACTACCAAAAGCGTTAAGGTCGTGGGCTATGTTGATGGCGATAAACAAAAGGTAGGTAAACATATTAATGGTGTAAAAGTATTTGGGAGCGAAATACTTACTAAAAGCTTTATACAGAGCAAAGATATATCCGAAGTAATATTTTCAATTCAAAATATTGATCATAAAGAGTTAAGGAAATTGGTGGAAAGCCTCGTCGATTTTCCAGTATTGGTAAAAATTGTTCCCCCAGTTGAAGATTGGATAAATGGCGAATTGAAAATTTCCCAAATCAAGCAAATTCAAATTGAAGATCTTTTGGATAGGGCCACAATAAATATCGATAACTCTAAAATACCTACCGAGCTTGATGACAAGGTAATTTTGGTCAGTGGCGGAGCAGGATCTATTGGTAGTGAGCTGGTAAGACAAATTTGCAAATACAGTTACAAATCGTTAATTGTGGTAGACCAGGCTGAATCTGCGTTGTACGATTTACAACAAGAACTGAAACAAAATGGGTTCCATAATTTTGTTGCCATTGTCGGAGATATTCGGGATAAAAATAGAATGAACCATATTTTTCAGGAATATCGCCCCAATCTGGTTTTTCATGCTGCTGCATATAAGCACGTTCCTTTAATGGAATACAATTCATATGAAGCTATAAAAATAAATGTTGCGGGAACCAAGGCTTTAGCTGATTTGTCCTCAAACTATAACGTTGACAAATTTGTATTTGTGTCTACTGATAAGGCTGTTAATCCTACCAATGTTATGGGAGCCACCAAACGTATTGCAGAAATGTACATCAGTTGCATGCAACAGAAAAGCAAGACCAAGTTTATAACAACGCGTTTTGGAAATGTTCTAGGTTCAAACGGCTCAGTAATACCGTTGTTTAAAAAACAAATAGAAAAAGGAGGACCGCTTACCGTTACGGATAAAAATGTTACGCGTTTTTTCATGACGATTCCAGAAGCTTCACAATTAGTTTTGGAGGCTGGTGCCATGGGGGATGGCGGTGAGATATTTTTATTTGATATGGGAGAATCTGTAAAGATTTTTAATTTGGCCAAGAATATGATTAAATTATCTGGTCTACGCTATCCTGAAGATATTGATATCAAAATTACAGGTTTACGACCTGGCGAAAAACTATACGAAGAGCTTTTGGCCAATGGCGAGAACACATTGCCAACATATCATAAGAAAATAATGATAAGCAAGGTAAGAGAGCTAAATTATGCACAAGTACAGTCTTATATAGATGAACTTTGTGTCGCGAATATGTTCTTTAAGGAAAATACGGTTCCTTTGATGAAGAAAATTGTGCCGGAATATATCTCGAATAATTCTGAGCTTTGTAAATTGGACGAGGATAAGAGCGTCAAAATCGTTCACAAACGTCAGAACGATGAAATTTTGCATTCTTAA
- a CDS encoding polysaccharide biosynthesis/export family protein: MRKKNSNSWIFPLVTVIMLLSSCASRQDIIYFQDAGNFETLVSDNAFSPKFKVDDLISIHVSTLNPEASAPFNLVVGVSQDAGSNPGIGGGQQVSYLVDKDGEIDFPVLGKVKVEGLSQEELRVKLRNLLSEYLKDPIINIRILNFTVTVLGEVQRPGTYPVTGEQITILEALGLAGDLTIRGLRGNILVIRDFDGTKVYNRIDLTSKNAMKSPVYYLTQNDVVYVEPNNSAVSSSSLDSRVTIAISIVSLLVTTSVILITRN; encoded by the coding sequence ATGCGTAAAAAAAACAGTAATAGTTGGATATTTCCATTAGTAACAGTCATAATGTTATTGTCTTCTTGTGCTTCACGACAAGACATAATTTATTTTCAAGATGCGGGTAATTTTGAAACTTTGGTAAGTGATAATGCATTCTCTCCTAAATTTAAAGTGGATGATTTGATAAGTATTCATGTTTCTACATTGAATCCAGAAGCAAGTGCTCCATTTAATCTTGTGGTAGGTGTTTCCCAAGATGCAGGTTCCAACCCTGGTATAGGTGGGGGACAGCAAGTAAGTTACCTAGTGGACAAAGACGGAGAAATCGATTTTCCCGTTTTGGGCAAGGTCAAGGTAGAAGGTCTTTCTCAAGAAGAATTACGTGTAAAATTAAGAAATTTACTCTCTGAATACTTAAAGGATCCCATAATCAATATTCGAATATTGAATTTTACGGTAACCGTTCTAGGGGAGGTTCAGCGCCCCGGCACCTATCCGGTTACAGGCGAACAGATTACTATTTTGGAAGCTTTGGGACTTGCAGGAGATTTGACAATCAGGGGTCTTAGGGGAAACATTCTGGTCATTAGGGATTTTGATGGGACCAAGGTCTACAACAGAATTGATTTGACAAGTAAAAATGCTATGAAATCCCCGGTCTATTATCTTACTCAAAATGATGTTGTATATGTTGAGCCCAATAATTCTGCTGTTTCATCTTCCAGCTTGGACAGTAGGGTAACAATTGCGATATCGATAGTTTCTCTACTTGTAACTACAAGTGTTATTCTAATTACAAGAAACTAA
- a CDS encoding NAD-dependent epimerase has translation MKILVTGAAGFIGFYVAKNLAEKGHTVVGLDSINDYYDTDLKYARLKELGIDKKKAELFKNIIASDVFGASFKFIRLQLEDRVELPKLFKSEKFDVVCNLAAQAGVRYSLENPEAYVDSNIVGFLNILECVRNYKIKHLVYASSSSVYGLNEKIPFETTDNVDNPISLYAATKKSNELMAHTYSHLYGFTTTGLRFFTVYGPWGRPDMAMFLFTEAIVKGDPIKVFNEGKMERDFTYINDIAEGVVRIIEKNIEHRPRYKVYNIGNNNSVPLLDFIANIENELGTKATKQLLPMQPGDVKKTWANVDELMKDYEYRPNTPISKGVKAFIKWYLSYYDI, from the coding sequence ATGAAAATACTGGTTACAGGTGCTGCTGGTTTTATAGGATTTTATGTTGCTAAAAATCTAGCGGAAAAGGGACACACGGTCGTTGGTCTTGATTCCATTAATGATTATTATGACACAGACCTAAAGTACGCTCGCTTAAAAGAGCTTGGCATCGATAAAAAAAAGGCTGAATTGTTCAAAAATATCATTGCTAGTGATGTTTTTGGAGCGTCTTTCAAATTTATCCGCTTGCAGCTGGAAGACAGGGTTGAACTCCCTAAATTATTCAAATCTGAAAAATTTGATGTAGTTTGTAATCTTGCTGCACAAGCTGGCGTGAGATATAGTCTTGAAAATCCAGAAGCATACGTTGACAGTAATATAGTTGGTTTTTTAAATATTTTGGAATGCGTCAGAAACTACAAAATAAAACATTTAGTATATGCCAGTAGTTCCAGTGTATACGGACTCAATGAAAAAATTCCTTTTGAGACTACTGACAATGTAGATAATCCAATTAGCCTTTATGCTGCAACAAAAAAGAGCAATGAACTCATGGCACACACCTACAGCCACTTGTATGGTTTTACTACTACGGGACTTCGCTTTTTTACGGTATATGGGCCATGGGGCCGTCCAGATATGGCCATGTTTTTATTTACCGAGGCAATAGTCAAGGGTGATCCAATAAAGGTTTTTAACGAAGGTAAAATGGAAAGGGATTTTACCTATATAAATGATATTGCCGAAGGTGTAGTCAGAATTATAGAAAAAAATATTGAACACCGGCCTAGATACAAAGTTTACAATATTGGCAATAACAATTCTGTACCGCTTTTGGATTTTATCGCTAACATCGAGAACGAACTTGGAACGAAAGCAACAAAACAATTATTGCCCATGCAACCAGGGGATGTAAAAAAAACCTGGGCCAATGTGGACGAACTTATGAAAGACTATGAATATCGCCCAAATACGCCAATATCAAAAGGCGTGAAAGCCTTTATAAAATGGTATCTTTCTTACTACGATATATAG